The Streptomyces luteogriseus genome includes a window with the following:
- a CDS encoding right-handed parallel beta-helix repeat-containing protein gives MLPSTGRHRRTRTLSIAAAVACAAGAGGVYLGLSTGGAQAASAAVTVSTTAQLEQAVKNATAGTVIQVRGGTYYPAATLKSTANGTSSAPISLRAYGAEKVRIDGSKLPAGSWLAGIYGDHWTVQDLAFVNSPAQGFVATSSVGGVFRNLVTADNGDSGFTLRGDGTTGNLVQNLDSHGNYDPAGHGQNADGIAVKFGSGTGNRITGARLYNNSDDGLDLWQFSSPVTIEHSWAFGNGENRWNDAAFEGNGNGFKLGGGGASVAHVVNNNAAWDNTLHGFTENSNTGALALNRNTAYANAQSGFYFATGTARLGKNLAVADKGGAAKLGSSTVSAGNNWDSGIVTPPFRSTDATTAYGARRADGSLPTTTFLTTGSTTIGSTMD, from the coding sequence GTGCTGCCGAGCACCGGACGTCATCGCAGGACCCGTACGCTCTCCATCGCCGCAGCCGTCGCCTGTGCCGCGGGGGCCGGCGGCGTCTACCTCGGACTGTCGACCGGCGGCGCGCAGGCCGCCTCGGCGGCCGTCACCGTCTCCACCACGGCCCAGCTCGAACAGGCCGTGAAGAACGCCACCGCCGGCACCGTGATCCAGGTCCGCGGCGGCACCTACTACCCGGCCGCCACCCTCAAGTCCACGGCGAACGGCACGAGTTCCGCACCCATCAGCCTGCGCGCGTACGGCGCCGAGAAGGTGCGGATCGACGGGTCCAAGCTGCCCGCCGGCTCCTGGCTGGCCGGGATCTACGGCGACCACTGGACCGTGCAGGACCTGGCCTTCGTCAACTCCCCGGCCCAGGGATTCGTCGCCACGTCGTCGGTCGGCGGCGTCTTCAGGAACCTGGTCACCGCGGACAACGGCGACTCCGGCTTCACCCTGCGCGGCGACGGCACCACCGGCAACCTCGTGCAGAACCTGGACAGCCACGGCAACTACGACCCGGCCGGCCACGGCCAGAACGCCGACGGCATCGCCGTCAAGTTCGGCTCCGGGACCGGGAACCGGATCACCGGAGCCCGGCTCTACAACAACTCCGACGACGGCCTCGACCTGTGGCAGTTCTCCTCCCCGGTCACCATCGAGCACTCCTGGGCCTTCGGCAACGGCGAGAACCGCTGGAACGACGCGGCCTTCGAGGGCAACGGCAACGGCTTCAAACTGGGCGGCGGAGGCGCGTCCGTCGCCCACGTCGTCAACAACAACGCGGCCTGGGACAACACGCTGCACGGCTTCACCGAGAACTCCAACACCGGCGCCCTCGCCCTGAACCGCAACACCGCGTACGCCAACGCCCAGAGCGGCTTCTACTTCGCGACCGGCACGGCCCGCCTCGGCAAGAACCTCGCCGTCGCCGACAAGGGCGGGGCGGCGAAGCTCGGCTCCTCGACGGTCTCGGCCGGCAACAACTGGGACAGCGGCATCGTCACGCCGCCCTTCAGGTCGACGGACGCGACCACCGCCTACGGAGCGCGCCGGGCGGACGGCTCCCTTCCCACGACGACGTTCCTGACGACCGGCTCCACGACCATCGGCTCGACGATGGACTGA
- a CDS encoding pectate lyase: MTAPAEQRVRHRRSATKRRAVIAAVSAFGITGAAIVTTSMLSTAGAASSWPTDKGKTPVSKTIPVSGVRDGGMKMFYGTGALGGGSQDEGQDPLFELADGAVLKNVIIGTPAADGVHCKGSCTLQNVWWTDVGEDAASFKGKSSSAVYKVIGGGAKNADDKVLQFNGAGTLNVSGFQVENAGKLVRSCGNCKTQHKRTIVLSDIDVTAPLNSIVGINANYGDTATLSKIRIHGDGKKKIKTCVRFEGNNTGKEPKELTPPGPDGKSCKFKASDISYQ, encoded by the coding sequence ATGACTGCACCAGCAGAACAGCGCGTCCGCCATCGCCGCAGCGCCACCAAGCGGCGGGCCGTGATCGCCGCGGTGTCCGCGTTCGGCATCACGGGTGCGGCGATCGTCACCACGTCGATGCTGTCGACGGCGGGCGCCGCGTCCTCCTGGCCCACGGACAAGGGCAAGACCCCCGTGTCCAAGACGATCCCGGTCTCCGGTGTGCGCGACGGCGGGATGAAGATGTTCTACGGCACCGGCGCGCTCGGCGGCGGCAGCCAGGACGAGGGCCAGGACCCGCTCTTCGAGCTCGCAGACGGCGCGGTCCTCAAGAACGTCATCATCGGCACACCGGCGGCGGACGGCGTGCACTGCAAGGGCAGTTGCACGCTGCAGAACGTGTGGTGGACGGACGTCGGCGAGGACGCGGCCAGCTTCAAGGGCAAGTCCTCCTCCGCGGTGTACAAGGTGATCGGCGGCGGCGCGAAGAACGCCGACGACAAGGTGCTGCAGTTCAACGGCGCCGGCACGCTGAACGTCTCGGGCTTCCAGGTGGAGAACGCCGGCAAGCTGGTCCGCTCCTGCGGCAACTGCAAGACGCAGCACAAGCGCACGATCGTGCTCAGCGACATCGACGTGACCGCGCCGTTGAACTCCATCGTCGGGATCAACGCCAACTACGGCGACACGGCGACGCTGTCGAAGATCCGCATCCACGGCGACGGCAAGAAGAAGATCAAGACGTGTGTGCGCTTCGAGGGCAACAACACGGGCAAGGAGCCCAAGGAGCTGACTCCGCCCGGTCCGGACGGAAAGAGCTGCAAGTTCAAGGCGTCCGACATCAGCTACCAGTAG
- a CDS encoding SigE family RNA polymerase sigma factor — protein sequence MGTVVDDAASVEFHAFFERHYAELSRLAYLLTGEADTADDLAADALLALWHRWDRVRAADHPAAYARGVVTNLARTRIRSAVRERRRIALFWSQREENTENPDVAGVVDVQEALRRLPFRKRACVVLRHAFDLSEKDTALALGVSVGTVKSQTSKGMAELQRLLGTQGVPQRMHATLGAPRVSPAVEGVRTGQGGGRDR from the coding sequence GTGGGCACAGTCGTCGACGACGCCGCCTCCGTGGAGTTCCACGCCTTCTTCGAGCGCCACTACGCCGAACTGTCCCGCCTCGCCTATCTGTTGACGGGTGAGGCGGACACCGCCGACGACCTGGCGGCGGACGCGTTGCTGGCGCTGTGGCACCGCTGGGACCGGGTGCGTGCGGCCGACCATCCGGCGGCGTACGCGCGCGGTGTGGTCACCAACCTGGCCCGCACCCGCATCCGCAGCGCGGTGCGCGAGCGGCGGCGCATCGCCCTGTTCTGGTCGCAGCGCGAGGAGAACACCGAGAACCCGGACGTCGCGGGTGTGGTCGACGTGCAGGAGGCGCTGCGCAGGCTGCCGTTCCGCAAGCGGGCCTGTGTGGTGCTGCGGCACGCGTTCGACCTGTCGGAGAAGGACACCGCGCTGGCGCTGGGTGTGTCGGTCGGTACGGTGAAGAGCCAGACCTCCAAGGGAATGGCCGAACTCCAGCGGTTGCTGGGGACGCAGGGGGTGCCGCAGCGGATGCACGCGACACTGGGTGCTCCCCGCGTCTCGCCCGCCGTGGAGGGCGTGCGCACCGGCCAGGGCGGAGGGAGGGACCGATGA
- a CDS encoding NCS2 family permease — MSESQKVADRSGAAPPSANSVDRFFKISERGSTFGREIRGGFATFFTMAYILVLNPIILGSAKDKFGHQLDAVQLTTATALVAAVMTIIMGVGGNLPLALAAGLGLNAVVAFQIAPLMSWDDAMGLIVLEGLLICVLVVTGLREAVMHAIPQPLKQAISVGIGLFIAFIGFVDAGFVSRIPDAANTTVPVQLGGTGTLAGWPMLVFCLGVLLTIGLLARKVKGAILISIVTMTALAIVINSFADIKSWGLTTPSWPDNLVDAPDFGLIGAFDLFGAFGAPGVGVITVVLLIFTLILSDFFDTMGTVVGISAEAGLLDEDGKVPNLGRVLLIDGAAAVAGGAASASSATSYIESAAGVGEGSRTGFSNLVTGGLFGLALFLTPLLTIVPLQAAAPALVAVGFLMMTQVKHIDWDRYDIAIPAFLTIAVMPFTYSITNGIGAGFLAYVVIKTVLGKAREVHWLLWGTSALFLVYFAIDPIEQLLGAK; from the coding sequence ATGTCCGAATCGCAGAAGGTGGCCGACCGGTCCGGCGCCGCGCCACCGTCGGCGAACAGCGTCGACCGGTTCTTCAAGATCTCCGAGCGGGGATCCACCTTCGGCCGTGAGATACGCGGCGGCTTCGCCACGTTCTTCACGATGGCCTACATCCTTGTCCTGAATCCCATCATCCTGGGCAGCGCGAAGGACAAGTTCGGGCACCAGCTGGACGCCGTCCAGCTCACCACCGCCACCGCCCTGGTGGCCGCCGTCATGACGATCATCATGGGCGTCGGCGGCAACCTGCCCCTCGCGCTCGCCGCCGGACTCGGCCTGAACGCCGTCGTCGCCTTCCAGATCGCCCCGCTGATGAGCTGGGACGACGCGATGGGCCTGATCGTCCTCGAAGGCCTGCTGATCTGCGTGCTGGTGGTGACCGGTCTGCGCGAGGCCGTCATGCACGCGATACCCCAGCCGCTCAAGCAGGCCATCAGTGTCGGCATCGGCCTGTTCATCGCCTTCATCGGCTTCGTCGACGCCGGGTTCGTCTCCCGCATCCCGGACGCCGCCAACACCACCGTCCCCGTTCAGCTGGGCGGCACCGGCACTCTCGCCGGCTGGCCGATGCTGGTCTTCTGCCTCGGCGTGCTGCTGACGATCGGACTGCTCGCCCGCAAGGTCAAGGGCGCCATCCTGATCAGCATCGTCACCATGACCGCGCTGGCGATCGTGATCAACTCCTTCGCCGACATCAAGTCCTGGGGCCTGACCACACCCTCCTGGCCGGACAACCTCGTCGACGCCCCCGACTTCGGCCTCATCGGCGCCTTCGACCTGTTCGGCGCCTTCGGCGCACCCGGCGTCGGCGTCATCACCGTCGTCCTGCTGATCTTCACGCTGATCCTGTCCGACTTCTTCGACACCATGGGCACGGTCGTCGGCATCAGCGCCGAGGCCGGCCTGCTCGACGAGGACGGCAAGGTCCCGAACCTCGGCCGGGTGCTGCTCATCGACGGTGCCGCCGCCGTCGCGGGCGGCGCGGCCTCCGCCTCCTCGGCGACCTCCTACATCGAGTCCGCGGCCGGTGTCGGCGAGGGCTCGCGCACGGGCTTCTCCAACCTCGTCACCGGCGGACTGTTCGGCCTCGCGCTGTTCCTGACCCCGCTGCTCACCATCGTCCCGCTCCAGGCGGCGGCCCCGGCCCTGGTCGCCGTCGGCTTCCTGATGATGACCCAGGTCAAGCACATCGACTGGGACCGCTACGACATCGCCATCCCCGCGTTCCTCACCATCGCCGTGATGCCGTTCACTTACTCCATCACCAACGGCATCGGGGCCGGCTTCCTCGCCTACGTCGTCATCAAGACCGTCCTCGGCAAGGCCAGGGAGGTGCACTGGCTGCTGTGGGGGACCTCGGCGCTG